In a single window of the Esox lucius isolate fEsoLuc1 chromosome 22, fEsoLuc1.pri, whole genome shotgun sequence genome:
- the LOC105019996 gene encoding uncharacterized protein LOC105019996 has translation MTSLVLLLLVAVAINSVTCDPLPEDGDANIHQEFEKWKLQHEKTYPSTEEETKRKELWLATRKRVMEHNLKAAEGLENYTTTMGNYADLSIEDVSPTEEELDKEFAMWKTKHGKTYNSTEEEAKRRNIWFATRTRVMEHNRKAANGLATWIMGLNHFSDLTSEERPRRGFYPRPRPTKEDLDEEFERWKLRHGKTYNSTEEEAKRKDIWLATRRRVMEHNKKAANGSVSWTMGLNQFSDMTHEEIPKGGLLPLPQPTEEDVDKEFETWKEKHGKTYDSSEEEAKRKNIWLATRRRVMEHNQKAANGSVSWTMGLNSFSDLTHEEIPKGVLLPTL, from the exons ATGACGTCTCTCGTGCTCCTTCTGCTGGTGGCTGTTGCCATAAACTCTGTCACGTGTGATCCCCTTCCTGAGGATGGTGATGCAAACATTCACCAAGAGTTTGAGAAGTGGAAATTGCAACATG AGAAGACCTACCCGTCCACTGAGGAGGAAACCAAGCGTAAGGAGCTCTGGTTGGCAACAAGAAAGAGGGTGATGGAACACAACCTGAAGGCAGCCGAGGGATTGGAGAACTACACCACGACAATGGGGAATTATGCTGATTTG AGTATTGAGGATGTCTCACCGACG GAGGAAGAGCTGGACAAAGAGTTTGCGATgtggaaaacaaaacatg GTAAAACCTATAACTCAACTGAGGAGGAAGCCAAGCGTAGGAACATCTGGTTCGCTACAAGGACAAGAGTGATGGAACACAACCGGAAAGCAGCAAATGGGTTGGCAACCTGGATCATGGGGCTCAATCATTTTTCTGACTTG ACATCCGAGGAGAGGCCTAGGCGAGGTTTTTACCCAAGG CCTCGGCCTACAAAAGAAGATTTGGATGAAGAATTTGAAAGGTGGAAACTTAGACATG GGAAGACTTATAACTCGACCGAGGAAGAAGCCAAGCGTAAGGACATCTGGTTAGCGACAAGGAGAAGAGTGATGGAACACAACAAGAAAGCAGCGAATGGTTCAGTTAGCTGGACCATGGGGCTCAATCAATTTTCTGACATG ACCCATGAAGAGATTCCTAAGGGaggacttttgccactg CCTCAACCTACAGAAGAAGATGTGGACAAAGAGTTTGAAACgtggaaagaaaaacatg GAAAGACCTATGACTCCTCCGAGGAAGAAGCCAAGCGTAAGAACATCTGGTTAGCTACAAGGAGAAGAGTGATGGAACACAACCAGAAAGCAGCGAATGGCTCAGTTAGTTGGACCATGGGGCTCAATAGCTTTTCTGACTTG ACCCATGAGGAGATTCCTAAGGGAGTACTTTTGCCAACG TTGTGA
- the LOC105019997 gene encoding beta-1,3-galactosyltransferase 1: MPSKVSCFYLLTVVCWASALWYLSLSRPSTSYVGQLSIPIRQKTKLNKNVTVSNIRTRPLNPHAFDFVINEPKKCEAEAPFLVILISTTHKEFDARQAIRETWGDESTFGDGLRVLTLFLLGRNMDPVLNQMVEQESQIFHDVVVEDFVDSYHNLTLKTLMGMRWVATFCPKAQYVLKTDSDIFVNMENLVYNLLKPTTKPRRRYFTGYVINGGPIRDMRSKWYMPRDLYPEAKYPPFCSGTGYVFSADVAELIYKTSLHTRLLHLEDVYVGLCLRKLGIHPFQNSGFNHWKMAYSLCRYRRVVTVHQISPEEMHRIWNDMTSKKHLKC, translated from the coding sequence ATGCCGTCAAAGGTCAGCTGCTTCTACTTGTTGACGGTCGTTTGCTGGGCTAGCGCTCTCTGGTACCTGAGTCTGTCCCGCCCCTCCACCTCCTATGTGGGCCAGCTGTCCATCCCAATCCGCCAGAAGACCAAGCTCAACAAGAACGTGACCGTTAGCAACATACGGACTCGACCGCTGAACCCTCACGCCTTCGACTTTGTCATCAACGAGCCCAAGAAGTGCGAGGCGGAGGCGCCTTTCTTGGTCATCCTGATCAGCACCACCCACAAGGAGTTTGACGCGCGCCAAGCAATTCGAGAGACGTGGGGTGACGAGAGCACATTCGGCGATGGCCTCCGCGTCCTCACCCTCTTCCTGTTGGGTAGGAACATGGACCCGGTGCTCAACCAAATGGTCGAGCAGGAGAGTCAAATCTTCCACGACGTCGTGGTGGAGGACTTCGTAGACTCCTACCACAACCTCACCCTGAAGACCCTGATGGGCATGCGCTGGGTGGCCACCTTCTGCCCCAAAGCTCAGTACGTCCTCAAGACGGACTCTGACATCTTTGTCAACATGGAGAACCTGGTCTACAACCTCCTTAAGCCCACCACCAAGCCACGGAGGCGCTACTTCACGGGCTACGTCATCAATGGGGGTCCCATCAGAGACATGCGCAGTAAGTGGTACATGCCCAGGGACCTGTACCCCGAGGCCAAGTACCCGCCGTTCTGCTCCGGGACAGGGTACGTGTTCTCGGCCGACGTGGCTGAGCTTATCTATAAGACGTCGCTGCACACCAGGCTGCTCCACCTGGAGGACGTGTACGTGGGCCTGTGCCTTCGCAAGCTCGGCATCCACCCTTTCCAGAACAGCGGATTCAACCACTGGAAGATGGCCTACAGTCTGTGCCGCTACCGGCGTGTCGTGACGGTCCATCAGATCTCCCCGGAGGAGATGCACCGCATCTGGAACGACATGACCAGCAAAAAACACCTGAAGTGTTAG